Proteins encoded by one window of Mercenaria mercenaria strain notata chromosome 4, MADL_Memer_1, whole genome shotgun sequence:
- the LOC123552019 gene encoding single-minded homolog 2-like — MKDKSKNAARTRREKENAEFYELAKMLPLPTAITSQLDKASIIRLSTSYLKMRTVFPDGLGDQWGCVPSKHRTPLERELGSHLLQTLDGFIFVVAPDGKIMYISETASVHLGLSQVELTGSSIYEYIHPNDHDEMGAVLTMQQPCNPHVIRDFEVERSFFIRMKCVLAKRNAGLCSGGYKVIHCSGYLKVRQCPVEMSPYETYLQNVGMVAVGHSLPPSAITEIKMFNNMFMFRASLDLKLIFLDARVAQLTGYEPQELIEKTLYHHIHVCDIMNMRFAHQTLLMKGQVTTRYYRFMCKDGGWVWVQSYATIVHNSRSSRPHCIVSVNYVLSDVEAANLRTHIDQAPHKELADFGVHERHKVGKSRTPKSKQRQSPYPSIPEPRDYQSEFENGFKGDIDIVNPLQGFQGISYSPSVIANPHDALLERYNALYSSHPSTSLGSHTFKDCVYSYPSQQGHFDSGQYRIGVEDAFSPRDSADFLQLHTNTDDEPKLNETIHLTPLSREIRSNGTCSRSSSRGESFGTPLLQEVTSNRSESSSDVDVISDDIDVSKADNLKTAKTKECQNVPTESVQQSVIMRMPNQNQSYSSSPRYSCDFNKSNLSKSPRANHAEVLKYTSETESSPSSSFFVDDSTDKLYDGIKQFSAKGFGEDPLMQCLRSGYTPYEGYNQNSLYTATGLQAKPYNVVPQAGYTSVIVDTNQYQMANGFVH, encoded by the exons GTTTAGGTGACCAGTGGGGCTGCGTGCCGTCCAAACACAGAACTCCCCTAGAACGGGAACTGGGTTCCCACCTTTTACAA ACCCTAgatggttttatttttgttgttgcacCGGATGGGAAAATTATGTATATCTCAGAAACGGCGTCCGTCCATCTCGGTTTGTCACAG GTGGAGCTAACCGGAAGTTCAATTTACGAATACATCCATCCGAACGACCATGATGAAATGGGAGCCGTCTTGACGATGCAGCAGCCGTGTAATCCCCACGTTATACGAG ATTTTGAAGTAGAAAGGTCTTTCTTCATTAGAATGAAATGTGTTCTTGCCAAAAGAAACGCTGGTCTCTGTTCCGGTGGATACAAG GTAATTCATTGTAGTGGTTACCTGAAGGTCCGGCAGTGTCCGGTGGAGATGTCACCGTACGAAACCTATCTACAGAACGTCGGCATGGTTGCCGTCGGTCACTCCCTTCCTCCCAGTGCAATcacagaaattaaaatgttcaacaaTATGTTCATGTTTAGAGCTAGTCTAGATCTAAAACTTATCTTCCTCGATGCCAG GGTAGCACAGCTTACAGGGTATGAACCCCAAGAACTGATAGAGAAGACCCTATACCATCATATACATGTGTGTGACATCATGAACATGAGATTTGCTCATCAAACAT TACTTATGAAGGGTCAAGTGACTACCCGTTACTACAGGTTCATGTGTAAAGATGGTGGCTGGGTTTGGGTCCAAAGTTATGCTACCATAGTTCATAACAGCAGATCATCTAGACCTCATTGTATAGTCAGTGTCAACTATGTTCTTAG TGATGTAGAAGCAGCAAATTTACGGACACATATAGATCAAGCACCACATAAAGAGTTAGCAGACTTTGGTGTCCACGAGCGACACAAAGTCGGCAAGTCTAGAACTCCCAAGTCTAAACAGAGACAGTCACCATATCCTTCAATACCAGAGCCAAGAGATTATCAATCAGAATTTGAAAACGGATTTAAGGGTGACATAGACATTGTTAATCCATTACAGGGCTTTCAGGGTATTTCCTactcaccttcagtgatagcgaATCCACATGATGCATTGTTAGAACGTTATAATGCATTGTACTCGAGCCATCCTAGCACGAGCTTGGGGTCGCATACGTTTAAGGACTGTGTTTACAGTTACCCATCTCAACAAGGACATTTTGATAGTGGGCAATATAGAATTGGTGTTGAAGATGCTTTTTCACCAAGAGATTCGGCGGACTTTCTCCAGCTTCATACAAACACTGACGATGAGCCAAAACTGAATGAAACGATTCATTTGACCCCGTTATCCCGCGAAATCAGGTCAAATGGGACTTGTTCTAGAAGTAGCAGTCGTGGCGAATCATTCGGAACACCTCTACTTCAAGAAGTAACTAGCAACAGATCCGAATCATCGTCCGACGTTGATGTTATTTCGGACGATATTGATGTTTCCAAAGCAGACAATCTAAAAACTGCAAAAACTAAAGAGTGTCAAAATGTGCCAACTGAATCAGTTCAACAATCAGTGATCATGAGAATGCCAAATCAGAATCAATCATATTCATCATCCCCTAGATACAGTTGTGATTTCAACAAATCAAATTTGTCAAAATCACCGCGCGCAAATCATGCAGAAGTTTTGAAATATACGTCCGAGACGGAAAGTAGTCCAAGTTCCAGTTTCTTTGTAGACGATAGTACGGACAAATTGTATGATGGAATTAAACAATTTAGCGCAAAAGGATTCGGGGAGGACCCATTAATGCAATGTTTAAGAAGTGGTTACACCCCTTATGAAGGGTATAATCAGAACAGTTTGTACACAGCAACAGGGTTGCAGGCTAAGCCATACAATGTTGTTCCCCAAGCAGGTTATACTAGTGTCATTGTAGATACAAATCAGTACCAAATGGCAAATGGTTTTGTGCACTAG